CCTATATTCGCAAGATGCCTTTTTAGCGTTACCCTGTACTGTAATGCCAGTTGATGAATACGAATATTATGTAATCTCCTACGACCCATTCGTCGATATTATGAATTCCGTTCCTTATCCTAGTGTTGTTTTGTTGGTAGCCTGTGAAGATGGAACTGTTGTCACGTTCCGCAATTCCTCAACAATAATATTACTAAATAGTACGCAAACATATCAGATTCACAGTGATCAAAATGATCTCACAGGAACAAGAATAACTAGCTCGAAACCTTTGTCTGTGTTTAGCGGATCTGATTGTGCATTAGTTCCATCTTCTTCGAGTGGTTGTGATGCACTGATTGAGCAAGTGCCTCCGACTGTGACATGGGGCTTAAAATTCCTCCTGGGCGCTCTTGGCCCTCAATACATTTCTGCGTCTGGTGATATTATTCGTGTTCTTAGTTCCCGAGCAGCAAATGTATCTGTTAGCGGCTGCACCACCTCACTCAGTGAATTCCAGTTACAGAGTGGAGGGAGTTTCAGAGAATTTCAAATCGAACAAAACAGTTTCTGTAGCATTGAATCCACTTCTCCAGTACTGGTCGCTCAGTATGCAGGTACTGTTGCTAGCGGACAAACTGTTAGCGGAGGACCATTCATGATGATAATTCCTCCAATTGAGCAGTTTAGAAATAACTATTTAGTAGAGACGTTCCGTCGTTCTGGATCGAACTTTGTCACTATATATGTTGCTCCTGAGTTTTTTCAAACTGCAGATATATTGTTAAACGAAAATGTTGTTACTGGTTGGACGGATGTTACATGTTCAAGTGGAGAGGTTTGTGGCCACATAAGTAGAACGAGTGTGTCTTTTGGACCACATTCTATCCGCCATCAAAACAGATCAGCCGTTATAGGTGTTTCAGTGTTCGGATTCACCGGAAGTACTTATGGTTACCCTGGAGGCATGAGGTTATCTCCCATACAATGCAACTGTGGTCAAAACTCTATTTGCTTGAATAACATTGGACAGTTCAATTGTAGGTGCTTGAATGGATTTGCCTTAATGTCTGGAACAGATGAATTCGTATGTAACGGTAGGTTGTCATGAGTAAATATTTATACAGAAAGTTATTATACTTTTTATTACAGCCATAACTTGTCCTCCTTTGACTGCTCCTACTAATGGTTTTGTGACGTACAATACTACTATTAATGGAGACGGCACCTATGCCTTAGATGTAGTAGCTACCTATAGCTGTGACACCGGGTTTTATCTGGTTAGTAACACCTCATTGACAAAGACATGTACTGGAAATGGCAGTAGCACTACTGGTGCTTTTGATGGACAAGCTCCAATCTGtgaaggtatataattatatattaaaagcacataattattatacacaattcCAAGAGCAATGTAGTATAGCTGTATAGATGTATAATAATGATCATTTCTGCTACAGCTATAACATGCCCTCCACTTTACAATCTAACTGACGGCTCGGTGTCTTATTCGAATGTGCCTGGTTTAATGGCTACCtatagttgtgacactgggtttgcTTTGGTTGGTAACAAGACAAggacttgcactggagatggcagtaACAGCACTGGTGCATTTAATGGGGCGGCTCCAACCTGTGAACGTGAGTGGATTAATTAAGAATACTTTAAATTTCCCCATATTCCCCATATTCCCCATACAGCCATAACCTGCCCTGCTGTGCCCTCGCCAAGCAACGGGAGTACTAACTTTAGTGGATCTTCAGCTAATCAAATCGGCAACTATATATTTAATGTAGTGGCTACCTACatctgtgacactgggttttctCTGGTTGGTAACAGCTCAAGGACTTGCACTGGAAGTGACAATAGTATTACGGGTTCTTTTGATGGACAAACTCCAATCtgtgaaggtacatgtatatacattataaagGCACATACACAATTTTCTATGGGGTGCCAAATGTGTCAAAATGAAAAAAAATTGCCCGTATTTATatatgctatacatgtatccacgtgtgtatttataatttttatttactgattcagtccgtatcctaggtgatgtccagtaattatattatataattacttcccccaggcacTATTCTTATAATCTACTTCCCCAGCAGATTTGAATTGATATGATGCATCTTGACAAAATTTGgtacattgcacacaataaaattcaaaaatgttgtgtaAGCTTGACAGTATTGAACTGAACTAGCTGAAGCCTGTGGTCAAATTCTTGCTCTGTGCTTTCTCAgtagtcaaggctgtggctcagaAGTAGAGGATTACAAGTAGACTGTGGTGTTGTTGACAATAACAGACTAGTTCAgagctacagtacagtacaggtagctagctacatgtacaaacctcgcagctgcatttagtggtgggcgggtctggtcaaagtttatgcatggcttccagctagctgaacctagctagctcatgtagctccacagtagtactgctagttctatgcctgtaactgttctaactgcataattctgaggctgtgagagcaagtttgactgtctccactgatgttcaaatgactgttttgctgtttttgcagtaaataaatcagttgttgactggttgcctagtaattatggtttataaacaacctcagcctcgggctgcgccctcggcattggttgtttataagccataattactagtcaaccagtcaataactataacatataaATCAATAGCGTAGATTTATAAATCATCCAAGTTCtgatttataaatccattctccagatttacatgtatactttaaTTTATATATGAATGCTCAGATTTATATATCCGATCCCAGACTTATAAATCCATTCAGTGGtggatctaggattcttgaaagggaGGTTCCGGTGGCACCATGAAGGGCTCTGAGCGGAATAAGGACTCTTTAATTTACCTTaaaaaaggtcgtcacttctccgaaacagtcagcatgcgcattggCACatttgtgacagggcctaggaaaacaattaacccttatggagcaaacgattttattgcttaattaCTGAAATAAAGCAGTTCTTAAGCTTCAAATTGATTACGATATCACTCACCTTGCACCTTCCTATACCTCaaaatattttcgggtgaaagGGGGACAGTATTGACCTACCGTTTTGAGAAACTATGAGTTCCAAGTTCTATCCGCATATACAAGAACAGCATGAACAAATTCAATGGCTGCCATGTAACGGCTATACAAAAAATTTTAGGATTAAAAATTTTTTTTGAAAAGGTAGAGGAGATAATAGAAGTTACTTCTtatgaaagaaaaccaaaatcctaaaatagctCTAATATTTTACTTTGTAGTGTGCTGAAGATTAtttattagtttgctccataagggttgttttcctatatatatatgccctgtcacattttgtttcaaaatggcgatacaaaataccatgcCCCAAACCGGAAGGTTAAATCGACTTGATTtattttatcaactcgattttatcgactTCATCTGTTAgcgatcgactcgatgtgttttatcaaacTCGATTATCGACTTCatctggtagggatcgactcgatgtgttttatcaacttgGACAAGACACAGAGtctcttgaggccacaggcacgcctacagtagctcagatggggaccttctgagcctgaggtcacacaggcacgcctgcaggagGTCACAGCAGTTTACTTACTATGTTTCTGTGACCCAGGCTATCCCTTGAAACATAGCAAGTAAGCTGATGTGACctcctgcaggcgtgcctgGAAGGTTCCCATCTGAGCTActgtaggcgtgcctgtggcctcaagagtgtctgtgtcttgtctgagcctTTGTTCTGCGTTGTGCAGTCGTAGATATAGCCTCGATTGCAGGCCGCCCTAGAAACTCCCAggagcctggaatcgaggctaatcctaGCTGATCGATCGAGTTGATCCTTACCAGAAGAagtcgagttgataaaacacatcgagtcgatccctaccagataatcgagttgataaaacacatcaaGTCGATCCCTACCGGATGAagtcgataaaatcgagttgataaaacacatcgagtcgatctaatccgaatagagccggaccagaccccatccaaatacatgaaatttctgGATTAACGGATGCCATTAATtcattatgaatatcattaacgaagacacttttgtacatgtattatgatattactgtggccagaagggaagctgctagctagaatagtcttttatctcaactttctctccaatacagtgagtcttgtgagctctctcttcgttttctttgcagtggccattgtttgagcagtttattgataaaattattgctgattcagcaaagaaAGTtagattgcgcatgcgcaatggtctaccgtattactagaatattttgctggtgaaaaaccagtttgcgaatgagccaaatcagcagaataTTTGACCcattgcgatctaactattgccgTTCTGGCAAGggtcgtgtgtatttactagtaataatttaggttttgcggattttattgttgcgaattgatcaacccttgcaaaattcacaaatatttgatgctcgcaaaacattctagtaatacagtattctactgacagcccctctttttcagtttgccgttttgtccggatttgcgaggtttcggactAAAGATGTCCGGatttagttgggcgtggctcgaccgtcccttgacgggaggtcgggttgcaagcctatctgggatttgttctgcgccactatagtggcacCCTATCaaattgcagcatttttcatgTGCTTGGTTACAGTTCAacagaacaaatcccagataagcTTGCAACCCCACCTAGGGGAcggtcgagccacgcccaactagtccggattagcgaggttctactgtattatcaATTATGTATACAACTAATAATAACAGGTCAGATCGAGCAGCTTGTAATTATTACTTGCCAAGCCACAGTACATGATAAGTATACTTGTTAGCCTTGTAACTAAagctcagacaagacacagactcttgaggccacaggcacACCTGCAGTAAAAACAAACTTTGCCGGATTGGTCACAACAAACAACTTCGAAACTACTTTTTTAACATCactatgacaataattatagccggcCATGCACCTCAGTTCTCAGTCTCAGTCAGAGTCACTAGCTAAATAGGGTTGGTGACTGATCACATGAATGAAGTGCATCAAATTAAACACAATGATCTCAAACGCTTCCGCTCGCCCCATGGCACTTGCGTCAccctagttataattatacataattatggagaatAGATATATAAATCAGAACATGAATATGTAAATCtgcgcataattataaatctgtataatttataaatTTAGAGAATGGATTATAAATCTAGCTATGCTATATAGATTTATATAATacacattattatatgcatgatacataaatatatacagtagactctcgttaatccagtcaccttgggaccatgcagcttggccggaatagcgaggtggctgtatttcgtaaatagccgcggcttaaaaacgaccttacctcgaatctaattactacttttgcagttcttgtctcgaggataatgaaggataatgaatcattctgttctctatttaagtgtaatccaattttatttgctaaaccacacccaaaacgtcatatccggccgtaatatacgtataaatttacattgaaaaccttgtttgggacagccagcactggccggtaaacggaatagcgagtggccgtacttcggggtgagttttgtgcagtaaacatagctagcattccgtgccaagccaaatggccggtatatcgaggtggccgtacttcagagagccggaatagcgagagtctactgtatacgaGCAATTTTTTTTTTGACACATTTGGCACCCATGCattatacagtgtatagtatatagctgtatatatgATCATTTCTGCTACAGCTATAACATGCCCTCCACTTTACAATCTAACTGACGGCTCGGTGTCTTATTCGAATGTGCCTGGTGTAATAGCTACCtatagttgtgacactgggtttgcTTTGGTTGGTAACAAGACAAggacttgcactggagatggcagtaACAGTACTGGTGCATTTAATGGGGCGGCTTCAACCTGTGAACGT
This is a stretch of genomic DNA from Halichondria panicea chromosome 1, odHalPani1.1, whole genome shotgun sequence. It encodes these proteins:
- the LOC135346009 gene encoding uncharacterized protein LOC135346009 isoform X4, whose amino-acid sequence is MNYRLIAILTLTILMLIMFAHKEVSCDAGVTSTSAGNKFVVGFLRNSINEAPAGTPTELLLSMTNPESSAINFTVTPIDFNRTISTSSIVATIPLSFEVRSLNETNKGILVEADGNINVYGLSNNLYSQDAFLALPCTVMPVDEYEYYVISYDPFVDIMNSVPYPSVVLLVACEDGTVVTFRNSSTIILLNSTQTYQIHSDQNDLTGTRITSSKPLSVFSGSDCALVPSSSSGCDALIEQVPPTVTWGLKFLLGALGPQYISASGDIIRVLSSRAANVSVSGCTTSLSEFQLQSGGSFREFQIEQNSFCSIESTSPVLVAQYAGTVASGQTVSGGPFMMIIPPIEQFRNNYLVETFRRSGSNFVTIYVAPEFFQTADILLNENVVTGWTDVTCSSGEVCGHISRTSVSFGPHSIRHQNRSAVIGVSVFGFTGSTYGYPGGMRLSPIQCNCGQNSICLNNIGQFNCRCLNGFALMSGTDEFVCNAITCPPLTAPTNGFVTYNTTINGDGTYALDVVATYSCDTGFYLVSNTSLTKTCTGNGSSTTGAFDGQAPICEAITCPPLYNLTDGSVSYSNVPGLMATYSCDTGFALVGNKTRTCTGDGSNSTGAFNGAAPTCEPITCPAVPSPSNGSTNFSGSSANQIGNYIFNVVATYICDTGFSLVGNSSRTCTGSDNSITGSFDGQTPICEAITCPPLYNLTDGSVSYSNVPGVIATYSCDTGFALVGNKTRTCTGDGSNSTGAFNGAASTCEPITCPAVPSPSNGSTNFSGSSANQIGNYIFNVVATYNCDTGFSLVGNSSRTCTGNDSSIMGFFDWSAPTCEGEGKIIIGMCSDDSEL
- the LOC135346009 gene encoding uncharacterized protein LOC135346009 isoform X2 — protein: MNYRLIAILTLTILMLIMFAHKEVSCDAGVTSTSAGNKFVVGFLRNSINEAPAVTPIDFNRTISTSSIVATIPLSFEVRSLNETNKGILVEADGNINVYGLSNNLYSQDAFLALPCTVMPVDEYEYYVISYDPFVDIMNSVPYPSVVLLVACEDGTVVTFRNSSTIILLNSTQTYQIHSDQNDLTGTRITSSKPLSVFSGSDCALVPSSSSGCDALIEQVPPTVTWGLKFLLGALGPQYISASGDIIRVLSSRAANVSVSGCTTSLSEFQLQSGGSFREFQIEQNSFCSIESTSPVLVAQYAGTVASGQTVSGGPFMMIIPPIEQFRNNYLVETFRRSGSNFVTIYVAPEFFQTADILLNENVVTGWTDVTCSSGEVCGHISRTSVSFGPHSIRHQNRSAVIGVSVFGFTGSTYGYPGGMRLSPIQCNCGQNSICLNNIGQFNCRCLNGFALMSGTDEFVCNAITCPPLTAPTNGFVTYNTTINGDGTYALDVVATYSCDTGFYLVSNTSLTKTCTGNGSSTTGAFDGQAPICEAITCPPLYNLTDGSVSYSNVPGLMATYSCDTGFALVGNKTRTCTGDGSNSTGAFNGAAPTCEPITCPAVPSPSNGSTNFSGSSANQIGNYIFNVVATYICDTGFSLVGNSSRTCTGSDNSITGSFDGQTPICEAITCPPLYNLTDGSVSYSNVPGVIATYSCDTGFALVGNKTRTCTGDGSNSTGAFNGAASTCEPITCPAVPSPSNGSTNFSGSSANQIGNYIFNVVATYNCDTGFSLVGNSSRTCTGNDSSIMGFFDWSAPTCEAITCPPLTAPTNGFVTYNTTIDGNSTYAFDVVAIDENSTYAFDVVAIYSCGTGFSLVGSNTRTCTGNGSSTIGAYDGEPPTCVAVSISLLLLFILIPVVIVALLALGGGYIAVARLRKRKNCCVSR
- the LOC135346009 gene encoding uncharacterized protein LOC135346009 isoform X1, which codes for MNYRLIAILTLTILMLIMFAHKEVSCDAGVTSTSAGNKFVVGFLRNSINEAPAGTPTELLLSMTNPESSAINFTVTPIDFNRTISTSSIVATIPLSFEVRSLNETNKGILVEADGNINVYGLSNNLYSQDAFLALPCTVMPVDEYEYYVISYDPFVDIMNSVPYPSVVLLVACEDGTVVTFRNSSTIILLNSTQTYQIHSDQNDLTGTRITSSKPLSVFSGSDCALVPSSSSGCDALIEQVPPTVTWGLKFLLGALGPQYISASGDIIRVLSSRAANVSVSGCTTSLSEFQLQSGGSFREFQIEQNSFCSIESTSPVLVAQYAGTVASGQTVSGGPFMMIIPPIEQFRNNYLVETFRRSGSNFVTIYVAPEFFQTADILLNENVVTGWTDVTCSSGEVCGHISRTSVSFGPHSIRHQNRSAVIGVSVFGFTGSTYGYPGGMRLSPIQCNCGQNSICLNNIGQFNCRCLNGFALMSGTDEFVCNAITCPPLTAPTNGFVTYNTTINGDGTYALDVVATYSCDTGFYLVSNTSLTKTCTGNGSSTTGAFDGQAPICEAITCPPLYNLTDGSVSYSNVPGLMATYSCDTGFALVGNKTRTCTGDGSNSTGAFNGAAPTCEPITCPAVPSPSNGSTNFSGSSANQIGNYIFNVVATYICDTGFSLVGNSSRTCTGSDNSITGSFDGQTPICEAITCPPLYNLTDGSVSYSNVPGVIATYSCDTGFALVGNKTRTCTGDGSNSTGAFNGAASTCEPITCPAVPSPSNGSTNFSGSSANQIGNYIFNVVATYNCDTGFSLVGNSSRTCTGNDSSIMGFFDWSAPTCEAITCPPLTAPTNGFVTYNTTIDGNSTYAFDVVAIDENSTYAFDVVAIYSCGTGFSLVGSNTRTCTGNGSSTIGAYDGEPPTCVAVSISLLLLFILIPVVIVALLALGGGYIAVARLRKRKNCCVSR
- the LOC135346009 gene encoding uncharacterized protein LOC135346009 isoform X3, giving the protein MNYRLIAILTLTILMLIMFAHKEVSCDAGVTSTSAGNKFVVGFLRNSINEAPAGTPTELLLSMTNPESSAINFTVTPIDFNRTISTSSIVATIPLSFEVRSLNETNKGILVEADGNINVYGLSNNLYSQDAFLALPCTVMPVDEYEYYVISYDPFVDIMNSVPYPSVVLLVACEDGTVVTFRNSSTIILLNSTQTYQIHSDQNDLTGTRITSSKPLSVFSGSDCALVPSSSSGCDALIEQVPPTVTWGLKFLLGALGPQYISASGDIIRVLSSRAANVSVSGCTTSLSEFQLQSGGSFREFQIEQNSFCSIESTSPVLVAQYAGTVASGQTVSGGPFMMIIPPIEQFRNNYLVETFRRSGSNFVTIYVAPEFFQTADILLNENVVTGWTDVTCSSGEVCGHISRTSVSFGPHSIRHQNRSAVIGVSVFGFTGSTYGYPGGMRLSPIQCNCGQNSICLNNIGQFNCRCLNGFALMSGTDEFVCNAITCPPLTAPTNGFVTYNTTINGDGTYALDVVATYSCDTGFYLVSNTSLTKTCTGNGSSTTGAFDGQAPICEAITCPPLYNLTDGSVSYSNVPGLMATYSCDTGFALVGNKTRTCTGDGSNSTGAFNGAAPTCEPITCPAVPSPSNGSTNFSGSSANQIGNYIFNVVATYICDTGFSLVGNSSRTCTGSDNSITGSFDGQTPICEATYSCDTGFALVGNKTRTCTGDGSNSTGAFNGAASTCEPITCPAVPSPSNGSTNFSGSSANQIGNYIFNVVATYNCDTGFSLVGNSSRTCTGNDSSIMGFFDWSAPTCEAITCPPLTAPTNGFVTYNTTIDGNSTYAFDVVAIDENSTYAFDVVAIYSCGTGFSLVGSNTRTCTGNGSSTIGAYDGEPPTCVAVSISLLLLFILIPVVIVALLALGGGYIAVARLRKRKNCCVSR